The Deinococcus metalli genome window below encodes:
- a CDS encoding AAA family ATPase — protein sequence MTAVTSAHSPAGHHAALLGRLLAQLDSVILGKSGQVRLALTCLLARGHLLIEDQPGVGKTTLAHALARTAGLHFRRVQFTADLLPADLTGVSVWDGVNGVFRFHEGPVFSEVLLADEINRATPRTQGALLEAMEEGQVSEGGVTRPLPRPFFVIATQNPAAFVGTSPLPEAQLDRFLMTVTLGYPDPAAERQLLEGGGRSVTVRDLPPVLDAATLLAMQAEVDRVYAAAPLLDYLQLLARATRTHPAFAAGLSPRALLALLAASRAWAYLHGRSMALPEDVQAVFPALAAHRLPLRDPAHDLPGLLRAVLTETPIP from the coding sequence ATGACCGCCGTGACCTCCGCACACTCCCCGGCCGGTCACCACGCCGCCCTGCTGGGCCGCCTGCTGGCGCAGCTCGACAGCGTGATCCTGGGCAAGAGCGGCCAGGTGAGACTGGCCCTGACGTGCCTGCTCGCGCGCGGCCACCTGCTGATCGAGGACCAGCCGGGCGTGGGCAAGACCACGCTGGCGCACGCGCTGGCGCGCACGGCCGGCCTGCACTTCCGGCGCGTGCAGTTCACCGCCGACCTGCTGCCCGCCGACTTGACCGGCGTGAGCGTGTGGGACGGCGTGAACGGCGTCTTCCGCTTCCACGAGGGGCCAGTCTTCAGCGAGGTGCTGCTCGCCGACGAGATCAACCGCGCCACGCCGCGCACGCAGGGCGCGCTGCTGGAGGCCATGGAGGAGGGGCAGGTGTCGGAGGGCGGCGTGACCCGGCCCCTGCCGCGCCCCTTTTTCGTGATCGCCACGCAGAACCCCGCCGCCTTCGTGGGCACCAGCCCGCTGCCCGAGGCGCAGCTCGACCGCTTCCTGATGACCGTCACGCTCGGCTACCCGGACCCGGCCGCCGAGCGGCAGCTGCTGGAGGGCGGCGGGCGCAGCGTGACGGTGCGTGACCTGCCGCCCGTGCTGGACGCGGCCACGCTGCTCGCCATGCAGGCCGAGGTCGACCGCGTGTACGCCGCCGCGCCGCTGCTCGATTACCTGCAACTGCTGGCCCGCGCGACCCGCACGCACCCGGCCTTCGCGGCGGGCCTGAGCCCGCGGGCGCTGCTGGCGCTGCTGGCTGCGTCGCGCGCGTGGGCGTATCTGCACGGCCGCAGCATGGCGCTCCCCGAGGACGTGCAGGCCGTGTTCCCGGCGTTGGCCGCCCACCGCCTGCCGCTGCGCGATCCGGCGCACGACCTGCCGGGCCTGCTGCGCGCCGTGCTGACCGAGACGCCGATTCCCTGA
- a CDS encoding antibiotic resistance protein VanZ yields the protein MRRNCGRWILAALLLVGADWHVLHTDLPGNFSNRAAHLLLLALLGFALARVVGRRGVALALCAWWSAALQWHLAFVPGHEVGVNVWLPDVLAAIAGAWWAVRRPALAARVNGVRSVAVLSDIPR from the coding sequence GTGAGGCGCAACTGCGGCCGCTGGATCCTGGCGGCGCTGCTGCTGGTGGGCGCCGACTGGCACGTGCTGCACACGGACCTACCGGGCAACTTCTCGAACCGCGCCGCGCACCTGCTGCTGCTCGCGCTGCTGGGCTTCGCGCTCGCGCGCGTGGTGGGGCGCCGGGGCGTGGCGCTGGCGCTGTGCGCGTGGTGGAGCGCGGCCCTGCAGTGGCACCTGGCCTTCGTGCCGGGCCACGAGGTCGGCGTGAACGTGTGGCTGCCGGACGTGCTGGCCGCGATTGCCGGCGCGTGGTGGGCCGTGCGCCGGCCGGCCCTGGCAGCGCGTGTGAACGGCGTCAGGAGCGTCGCAGTTTTGTCAGACATTCCCCGGTAG
- a CDS encoding transglutaminaseTgpA domain-containing protein, whose translation MTAPASPMTSDAASPAAARPMRARMGLTQFGLSYLLLVLLTLIGCVNYDLSLGYGLTFVLAGVWVVASGQAARAARRVTVRVGAPTAAVAGGEAVYTVHFGAPGRDVPVAVVVRTSQGDTRYVNARVRAGEPCAVAVAVPARVRGDLTLTSVRVSALDDLAIWQATLRPAPDAAWNVTVHPAPEVGAPPLPPHAPGGVGDGTRRTRGDEDFAGLRPYHPGDSPRQVSWRHVARTGTLLTRETDAPLGRAVHLEWHATEGAGTVEARLSRLAAWIAALRAAGQPFALSLPGHTLPAASGDAHAARALDALARVTPRPAAPTAKVGRTSDPTGLSASAMRSTLIALAFTLAPAVLREPVWITALIAGLLLHTAWRVRRARAPIPTWALGVVAGVSAALLAGTYGTLLGRDAGTALLALLAALKTAESRTRRDANLLILLALFVASTHYFFGQGPLTALHSVLSAWALLAAAARWTVTAPPEPPLEETASAAQAGTLLALAIPLAITLFVLFPRPSGPLWHLAVQGGASTGLANEITAGEYSALAQNRDVAFRADFQGPVPPVSARYWRGPVYESYDGQRWGQIRQGSASASVDFGGPTWTYTLTLEPTSSPWLPVLDAPSALPAGTFMTTNFQAFMVRPPSTRQRVTVQSRGARLGLREYDERLRYDTALPQGESPRAVALAATWRSLAPEDRVRAALTYFQRGGFAYTLTPPTLPRHDRVDAFLWDSKQGFCEHYASAFTFLMRAAGLPARIVGGYLGGELNPDGGYLIVRQQDAHAWSEVWLAGQGWVRVDPTALIAPARVNAGVQTALSAPQATAAPAPGPMQRLQLRLDAVQNRWDDVIIGYGGEQQQSLLSRVGLGDVGGARYAVVLTLLLALALLPAALWRRRLAVPNDPAARALHDLTVRLRLPREPGETPSAYAERARAQWPALGPALDAVVRAYHAARYAPGDHAGAEREVRAAVQRIRRPSRQD comes from the coding sequence ATGACCGCGCCCGCCTCGCCCATGACATCCGACGCCGCGTCGCCCGCTGCTGCGCGGCCGATGCGCGCCCGCATGGGCCTGACGCAGTTTGGCCTGTCGTACCTGCTGCTGGTGCTGCTCACCCTGATCGGCTGCGTGAACTACGACCTGAGCCTCGGCTACGGCCTGACCTTCGTGCTCGCGGGCGTGTGGGTGGTCGCGTCCGGACAGGCCGCGCGGGCGGCCCGGCGCGTGACCGTCCGTGTGGGGGCACCCACCGCCGCTGTCGCGGGCGGCGAGGCCGTATACACCGTGCACTTCGGCGCGCCGGGCCGCGACGTGCCGGTCGCGGTGGTCGTGCGGACCAGTCAGGGCGATACGCGCTACGTGAACGCCCGCGTGCGCGCCGGCGAGCCGTGCGCCGTGGCGGTGGCGGTGCCCGCCCGCGTGCGCGGCGACCTCACGCTGACCTCTGTTCGGGTGAGCGCGCTGGACGACCTGGCGATCTGGCAGGCCACGCTGCGCCCCGCGCCGGACGCGGCCTGGAACGTGACGGTCCACCCCGCACCGGAGGTGGGCGCGCCCCCGCTGCCTCCGCACGCTCCGGGCGGCGTGGGAGACGGCACCCGGCGCACGCGTGGCGACGAGGACTTTGCCGGCCTGCGACCGTACCACCCCGGCGACTCGCCGCGGCAGGTGTCGTGGCGGCACGTGGCGCGCACTGGCACGCTGCTCACCCGTGAGACGGACGCCCCCCTGGGCCGCGCCGTGCACCTCGAGTGGCACGCCACCGAAGGCGCCGGGACCGTCGAGGCGCGGCTGTCGCGGCTGGCCGCGTGGATCGCGGCGCTGCGCGCGGCCGGGCAGCCGTTCGCGCTGAGCCTTCCCGGCCACACCCTGCCCGCCGCGTCCGGCGACGCCCACGCCGCCCGCGCGCTGGACGCCCTGGCCCGCGTGACGCCCCGGCCCGCCGCGCCCACCGCGAAGGTTGGCCGAACGTCCGATCCCACCGGGCTGAGCGCGTCCGCGATGCGCTCCACGCTGATCGCGCTGGCCTTCACGCTCGCGCCGGCCGTGCTGCGCGAGCCCGTGTGGATCACGGCCCTGATCGCGGGCCTGCTGCTGCACACCGCCTGGCGGGTGCGCCGGGCCCGCGCGCCGATTCCCACGTGGGCGCTGGGCGTGGTCGCGGGCGTGAGCGCGGCGCTGCTGGCCGGCACCTACGGCACGCTGCTGGGCCGCGACGCCGGCACGGCCCTGCTGGCGCTGCTGGCGGCCCTCAAGACCGCCGAGAGCCGCACGCGCCGCGACGCGAACCTCCTGATCCTGCTGGCGCTGTTCGTGGCGAGCACCCACTACTTCTTCGGGCAGGGCCCGCTGACCGCGCTGCACAGCGTGCTCTCGGCGTGGGCACTGCTGGCCGCCGCCGCCCGCTGGACCGTGACCGCTCCGCCGGAGCCGCCGCTGGAGGAAACCGCCAGCGCCGCGCAGGCGGGCACGCTGCTCGCGCTGGCGATTCCGCTGGCCATTACGCTGTTCGTGCTGTTCCCCCGGCCGTCCGGGCCGCTGTGGCACCTGGCGGTGCAGGGTGGGGCCTCCACCGGGCTGGCGAACGAGATCACGGCTGGCGAGTACAGCGCGCTGGCCCAGAACCGCGACGTGGCGTTCCGCGCGGACTTCCAGGGGCCGGTGCCGCCGGTCTCGGCGCGCTACTGGCGCGGCCCGGTATACGAGTCCTACGACGGGCAGCGCTGGGGACAGATCCGGCAGGGCAGCGCGTCGGCCAGCGTGGACTTCGGCGGCCCCACGTGGACATACACGCTGACGCTGGAACCCACCAGCAGTCCGTGGCTGCCGGTGCTGGACGCGCCCAGCGCGCTGCCGGCCGGCACCTTCATGACCACGAACTTCCAAGCGTTCATGGTGCGCCCGCCCTCGACCCGGCAGCGCGTGACGGTGCAGAGCCGCGGCGCTCGCCTGGGCCTGCGCGAGTACGACGAGCGGCTGCGCTACGACACGGCGCTGCCCCAGGGCGAGAGCCCGCGCGCCGTGGCCCTGGCCGCCACGTGGCGCTCGCTGGCGCCTGAAGACCGCGTCCGCGCCGCGCTGACCTACTTCCAGCGGGGCGGCTTCGCGTATACCCTGACGCCGCCCACCCTGCCCCGGCACGACCGCGTGGACGCCTTCCTGTGGGACTCGAAGCAGGGCTTCTGCGAGCACTACGCCAGCGCCTTCACCTTCCTGATGCGCGCCGCCGGCCTGCCCGCGCGGATCGTCGGTGGGTACCTGGGCGGCGAACTCAACCCGGACGGCGGCTACCTGATCGTGCGGCAGCAGGACGCCCACGCGTGGAGCGAGGTGTGGCTCGCCGGGCAGGGCTGGGTGCGCGTCGACCCGACCGCCCTGATCGCGCCCGCACGCGTGAACGCCGGTGTTCAGACGGCCCTGAGCGCGCCGCAGGCGACCGCCGCGCCCGCGCCTGGCCCCATGCAGCGCCTGCAACTGCGCCTGGACGCTGTCCAGAACCGCTGGGACGACGTGATCATCGGCTACGGCGGCGAGCAGCAGCAGAGCCTCCTGAGTCGCGTGGGCCTGGGCGATGTGGGGGGGGCGCGCTACGCCGTGGTGCTGACGCTGCTGCTGGCCCTGGCCCTGCTGCCCGCCGCGTTGTGGCGCCGCCGACTCGCCGTCCCGAACGACCCGGCCGCCCGCGCCCTGCACGACCTGACCGTGCGCCTGCGCCTGCCCCGTGAGCCCGGCGAGACGCCCAGCGCGTATGCCGAGCGCGCCCGCGCCCAGTGGCCTGCACTTGGCCCGGCCCTGGACGCCGTGGTGCGGGCGTACCACGCGGCCCGCTACGCCCCGGGCGACCACGCGGGCGCCGAGCGCGAGGTGCGCGCCGCCGTGCAGCGCATCCGCCGGCCATCACGCCAGGATTGA